A single genomic interval of Microbacterium sp. zg-Y1090 harbors:
- a CDS encoding glutamine amidotransferase, protein MKPFLLLATRAEDVPADEEYALFLRYTGLDERDLERRRLEAESLGHVDLDAYSGIFVGGGPFNASDPPEKKSAVQRRAETEVAGLLDEVVARDFPFLGACYGVGTLGAHQGAVIDRTYGEPISVIEVQRTPEGAADPLLAGLPDAFAAFVGHKEAITRLPPSATLLATSTACPVQMFRVGRNVYATQFHPECDVEGISTRIRAYARHGYFAPDELDLTLDAVRRLPVTHTGSILRTFVERYAR, encoded by the coding sequence ATGAAGCCCTTCCTGCTGTTGGCGACCCGCGCCGAAGACGTGCCCGCCGACGAGGAGTACGCGCTGTTCCTGCGCTACACCGGGCTGGACGAGCGCGATCTCGAGCGCCGACGCCTCGAAGCGGAGTCCTTGGGCCACGTGGACCTCGATGCCTACTCCGGCATCTTCGTCGGCGGCGGACCGTTCAACGCCTCCGATCCGCCGGAGAAGAAGTCCGCCGTGCAGCGCCGCGCCGAGACGGAGGTCGCAGGGCTGCTCGACGAGGTGGTGGCGCGCGACTTCCCGTTCCTCGGCGCCTGCTACGGGGTCGGCACGCTCGGCGCCCATCAGGGCGCGGTGATCGACCGCACCTACGGCGAGCCGATCAGCGTGATCGAGGTGCAGCGCACGCCCGAGGGTGCCGCCGACCCGCTGCTGGCCGGCCTGCCCGACGCGTTCGCGGCGTTCGTCGGCCACAAGGAGGCCATCACCCGGCTCCCCCCGTCGGCGACGCTGCTGGCGACGTCGACGGCGTGCCCCGTGCAGATGTTCCGCGTCGGACGGAATGTGTATGCGACCCAGTTCCACCCCGAATGCGACGTGGAGGGCATCTCCACGCGCATCCGCGCCTACGCCCGGCACGGGTACTTCGCTCCCGACGAGCTCGACCTGACCCTCGACGCGGTCAGGAGGCTGCCGGTCACCCACACCGGCAGCATCCTGCGCACGTTCGTCGAGCGCTACGCCCGCTGA